The following are encoded together in the Acetobacter vaccinii genome:
- the pgeF gene encoding peptidoglycan editing factor PgeF, with product MTQGPAFPRLSPLTSPLLGQARHGFFTREGGVSTGPYTSLNCSMRSGDTPENLAENRRRVALHLGVEPTHLLGATQVHGRVVLTATHPWAPGTGAQADALVTNRPDLAITVITADCAPVLFSTADGSIVGAAHAGWRGALSGVLEATKDAMVALGAKAQDIHAVVGPCIAQESYETADDMRSAILAVDRQAATFFTPGTRAGHYQFDLAGWCVFRLQRAGIGRAAALGVDTLSDEKRFFSHRRRTLAGGGQIGHQTSAIATKVPHG from the coding sequence ATGACCCAAGGCCCGGCGTTTCCCCGGCTTTCCCCGCTGACCAGCCCTCTGCTGGGGCAGGCACGGCATGGTTTCTTCACCCGTGAAGGCGGGGTGTCCACCGGCCCCTATACCAGCCTCAACTGCTCCATGCGCTCAGGCGACACGCCAGAAAATCTGGCTGAAAACCGCCGCAGGGTCGCCCTGCACCTTGGGGTGGAACCCACCCACCTGCTGGGGGCAACCCAGGTCCATGGCCGCGTGGTACTCACAGCCACCCACCCCTGGGCCCCCGGCACCGGCGCACAGGCCGATGCCCTTGTTACCAACAGGCCGGATCTGGCCATAACGGTCATTACTGCCGACTGTGCGCCTGTCCTGTTCAGCACCGCTGATGGCTCCATTGTCGGGGCAGCCCATGCCGGGTGGCGGGGGGCACTGTCCGGTGTGCTGGAGGCCACAAAAGACGCCATGGTGGCACTGGGCGCAAAGGCACAGGATATTCACGCCGTTGTTGGCCCCTGCATTGCCCAGGAAAGCTACGAAACAGCGGATGACATGCGCTCGGCCATTCTGGCAGTGGACCGGCAGGCAGCAACCTTCTTTACCCCCGGCACACGGGCCGGGCATTACCAGTTTGACCTTGCCGGGTGGTGTGTCTTCCGCCTGCAACGTGCTGGCATCGGGCGGGCGGCCGCTCTGGGCGTGGATACGCTGTCGGACGAGAAACGGTTTTTCAGCCACCGGCGGCGCACACTGGCAGGCGGGGGCCAGATCGGCCACCAGACCTCGGCTATTGCCACAAAGGTCCCCCACGGATGA
- a CDS encoding class I SAM-dependent methyltransferase: protein MTAALPPHAQRLDHFMAQANARYYASTPLLSDFITAPEISQVFGELLGGWAAMVWQGMGCPASFTLAEAGPGRGTLMADALRLITRHVPAMAQAQTVHLVETSPLMRAAQAQALAPYASPIWHNDINTLPDGPLILLANEFLDALPIRQFIQTDTGWHERYVADGAFHLAPSAAPTLPDNRALEPQTVVELCEPALATARWLGQRLAHSPGAGLFIDYGHASTLTGDSLQALRHARHAPPLEAAGEADLTAHVDFTAFAAAATQAGAAVYGTETQGAFLRRLGLMERTEQLARTATPAEAATLRDSAHRLAAPEKMGHLFRVMALASPFLPPPPGFTKGPAT from the coding sequence ATGACGGCAGCCCTGCCCCCCCACGCGCAGCGGCTGGACCATTTCATGGCCCAGGCCAATGCGCGCTATTACGCCAGCACCCCGCTGCTGAGCGACTTTATTACCGCCCCGGAAATCAGCCAGGTCTTTGGCGAACTTCTGGGCGGCTGGGCCGCCATGGTCTGGCAGGGCATGGGGTGTCCAGCGTCCTTTACCCTGGCCGAGGCCGGGCCGGGCCGGGGCACGCTGATGGCCGATGCTCTGCGCCTGATCACCCGCCATGTGCCCGCCATGGCCCAGGCACAGACCGTGCATCTGGTCGAGACATCACCCCTCATGCGGGCTGCTCAGGCACAGGCTCTGGCCCCCTATGCCAGCCCCATCTGGCACAATGACATCAACACCCTGCCTGACGGCCCGCTGATCCTGCTGGCCAATGAATTTCTGGATGCGTTACCCATCCGCCAGTTCATCCAGACCGACACAGGCTGGCATGAGCGTTACGTGGCCGATGGTGCGTTCCATCTGGCCCCCTCTGCAGCCCCGACCCTGCCCGACAACCGCGCGCTGGAGCCCCAGACCGTGGTGGAACTGTGCGAGCCCGCACTGGCGACCGCACGGTGGCTGGGCCAGCGGCTGGCCCACAGCCCCGGTGCCGGACTGTTTATTGATTATGGCCATGCCTCCACCCTGACAGGCGATTCCCTGCAAGCCCTGCGCCATGCCCGCCATGCCCCACCGCTGGAAGCAGCGGGGGAGGCCGACCTAACAGCCCATGTCGATTTTACCGCCTTTGCCGCCGCCGCAACGCAGGCAGGGGCTGCGGTTTACGGGACCGAAACACAGGGGGCTTTCCTCCGCCGTCTGGGCCTGATGGAGCGGACCGAGCAACTGGCCCGCACGGCAACCCCGGCCGAGGCCGCAACCCTGCGTGACAGCGCCCACAGGCTGGCCGCGCCTGAAAAAATGGGCCACCTGTTCAGGGTAATGGCCCTTGCCTCCCCCTTCCTGCCCCCGCCCCCCGGCTTTACAAAAGGACCGGCTACATGA
- the lgt gene encoding prolipoprotein diacylglyceryl transferase, with the protein MLPVLMFPQFDPVLVHFGPLAVRWYALSYITGIVLGVILLRRLAVLAPRVATPEQADDFLTWVTLGVLLGGRLGYVLFYQPSYYLTHPVAMVEVWHGGMSFHGGALGVIAAMVLFTRRNKINFLAFADRVTVAVPIGLGLGRLANFINGELWGREAPASLPWAMIFPGGGPIPRHPSQLYESLTEGLLLFTVLYIASRRISIRQRPGFLAGMFLVGYACARSFCEFFREPDAFLGFLAGGITMGQLLCIPMLLTGIALMVHARRAPLYTGTPEPDATLATPASPGSQPRA; encoded by the coding sequence ATGCTTCCTGTTCTGATGTTTCCACAGTTTGACCCGGTGCTGGTGCATTTCGGGCCACTGGCCGTGCGATGGTACGCGCTGTCCTATATTACCGGCATTGTGCTGGGGGTTATCCTGCTCCGCAGGCTGGCAGTGCTGGCCCCACGCGTGGCCACGCCCGAACAGGCTGATGACTTTCTGACATGGGTGACCCTGGGGGTGCTGCTGGGCGGGCGGCTGGGATACGTGCTGTTCTACCAGCCCAGCTATTACCTGACCCACCCCGTCGCCATGGTGGAAGTGTGGCATGGCGGCATGTCCTTCCACGGTGGGGCTTTGGGGGTTATTGCAGCCATGGTGCTGTTTACCCGCAGGAACAAAATCAACTTTCTGGCCTTTGCAGACCGTGTGACCGTTGCTGTGCCCATCGGGCTGGGATTGGGCCGGCTGGCCAACTTCATCAACGGGGAACTCTGGGGGCGTGAGGCTCCGGCAAGCCTGCCCTGGGCCATGATCTTTCCCGGCGGTGGCCCCATTCCGCGCCACCCCTCGCAGCTTTACGAATCGCTGACCGAGGGGCTGCTGCTGTTTACGGTGCTGTATATTGCCTCACGCCGGATCAGCATTCGCCAGCGGCCCGGTTTTCTGGCGGGTATGTTCCTGGTCGGCTACGCTTGTGCCCGCTCGTTTTGTGAATTCTTCCGCGAGCCAGACGCCTTCCTCGGGTTCCTGGCAGGGGGCATTACCATGGGGCAGTTGCTGTGCATTCCCATGCTGCTGACCGGTATTGCCCTGATGGTGCATGCCCGCCGCGCCCCCCTGTACACCGGCACCCCCGAGCCGGATGCAACGCTGGCCACCCCCGCAAGCCCGGGCAGCCAGCCCCGCGCATGA